The Erythrobacter insulae genome window below encodes:
- a CDS encoding class I mannose-6-phosphate isomerase, with translation MSAHVPARKLPTKMVSKVWGRDSLPSPFAAPAGERIGEIWFEPPQELPQILVKYLFTSEKLSVQVHPGDHNAIDDEAGKEECWLVLNAEPGATLAIGFDKEITPDQMAAAARDGTIENLLTWHEVKAGDIYYLPAGTVHAIGPGLALVEVQQSSDTTFRLFDYGRPRELHLDRAIAVADGVPYPAQHQGTMAERGTTLIDGPHFRIDRIAGIPDAETIAVYQNGLLVLPLEGEVAPQQRSGDEADGAVRAGECLYAASIDMLDFSDAGVTILIRPAL, from the coding sequence ATGAGTGCACACGTTCCGGCCCGAAAACTTCCGACCAAAATGGTATCAAAGGTTTGGGGGCGGGATTCGCTGCCATCGCCATTTGCCGCGCCAGCAGGTGAACGGATCGGCGAAATCTGGTTCGAACCTCCTCAGGAACTGCCACAAATTCTCGTCAAATACCTTTTCACCAGTGAGAAATTGTCGGTGCAGGTGCATCCCGGCGATCACAATGCGATCGACGATGAGGCGGGCAAGGAAGAATGCTGGCTGGTTCTGAATGCTGAGCCGGGAGCGACACTGGCGATCGGTTTTGACAAAGAAATTACGCCGGATCAGATGGCAGCTGCGGCGCGCGATGGTACGATTGAAAATCTGCTTACGTGGCATGAAGTAAAGGCAGGCGATATCTATTATCTGCCAGCGGGAACGGTCCATGCGATCGGGCCCGGTCTTGCTCTGGTTGAAGTGCAGCAAAGCAGCGACACGACGTTTCGTTTGTTTGATTATGGCCGGCCCCGTGAGCTTCATCTTGATCGTGCGATCGCGGTTGCAGACGGCGTGCCGTATCCCGCGCAGCATCAAGGGACAATGGCGGAACGGGGAACCACGCTGATTGACGGACCACATTTTCGGATAGACCGCATCGCTGGCATACCCGATGCAGAGACGATTGCCGTTTATCAGAATGGTTTGTTGGTTCTGCCATTGGAGGGTGAAGTCGCACCACAGCAACGCAGCGGCGACGAGGCCGATGGAGCGGTGCGCGCAGGGGAATGCCTCTACGCGGCCTCGATCGATATGCTCGATTTCAGCGACGCCGGCGTTACCATCCTGATCCGGCCTGCGCTTTAA
- a CDS encoding mannose-1-phosphate guanylyltransferase: MTMIHPVILCGGSGTRLWPISRKVKPKPFLPLIGEQTLFEQAAERVAGDNRFGSPVVVAGPQHIDLIEAQIGGAHRLIVEPSARNTAPAIALAAAMLPSEDIMLVCPSDHHIADSSAFRAAALAAAQLAQDDWLVSFGIAPTHAETGYGYLHRGEPLTGGFEIARFVEKPDRERAEGYLASGEYSWNGGIFAFRAGHLLDELSRHRPIMAQLVKQAVAEGREEGARFYPAAEPFAAIEGDSIDYAVMENTRRAAMVPADMGWSDIGNWAALQDALLDESAGQDRACVTKGDVDLDGCDSVLAITDGPRISAVGVKDLCIVVSGGDVLVTTRDGAQRVGKLPGAKNQ; encoded by the coding sequence ATGACCATGATCCATCCAGTAATTTTGTGCGGTGGAAGCGGAACCCGGCTTTGGCCGATCAGCCGCAAAGTCAAACCGAAACCGTTCTTGCCGTTGATCGGGGAGCAAACCCTCTTCGAACAGGCAGCAGAGCGCGTGGCCGGGGATAACAGGTTTGGTTCGCCTGTCGTCGTGGCCGGGCCGCAGCATATCGATCTGATCGAAGCACAGATTGGCGGGGCGCACCGTCTTATCGTCGAGCCGTCCGCGCGCAATACGGCTCCTGCGATTGCCCTCGCAGCGGCAATGCTTCCCTCTGAAGATATTATGTTGGTCTGTCCAAGCGATCACCATATTGCGGATTCATCCGCGTTTCGGGCTGCGGCATTGGCAGCCGCTCAGCTTGCGCAGGACGACTGGCTCGTCTCCTTCGGGATTGCGCCGACCCATGCCGAAACAGGTTACGGTTATCTCCATCGCGGTGAACCGCTGACTGGAGGGTTTGAGATCGCGCGTTTCGTCGAGAAACCTGATCGTGAACGGGCCGAGGGTTATCTGGCGAGCGGAGAATACAGCTGGAATGGCGGCATATTTGCGTTCCGCGCGGGTCATCTGCTGGATGAACTGTCGCGGCATCGACCAATTATGGCGCAGCTCGTCAAACAGGCCGTAGCCGAGGGCCGCGAAGAGGGAGCGCGGTTTTATCCCGCAGCAGAGCCATTCGCCGCAATCGAAGGCGATTCAATTGACTATGCGGTAATGGAAAATACCCGGCGGGCTGCGATGGTTCCGGCCGATATGGGATGGTCTGACATCGGTAATTGGGCGGCTTTGCAAGATGCCTTGTTGGACGAAAGTGCCGGTCAAGATAGGGCCTGCGTGACAAAAGGCGATGTTGATCTTGATGGCTGTGATAGCGTTCTGGCAATCACCGATGGTCCGCGCATTTCGGCGGTCGGCGTGAAGGACCTGTGCATCGTAGTGTCAGGGGGAGACGTGCTTGTGACCACGCGCGACGGCGCTCAGCGTGTTGGCAAATTGCCCGGAGCTAAAAACCAATGA
- a CDS encoding energy transducer TonB — MQLPPIWIKKASIKFTMAQGKTRYSSPFRRPRWSLILAIVVLHLIALYALGRAFAPEFTGSVERSVVSAFTVTITAPPDPPPPENQPEPDEGAQGDPGQDAVPEPVTAPKAKIETKPTPKPQASSTGSATRSGARETGDGTGAAGKGTGTGSGNAGGGKGGIAVTKPVHISGTISNARDYPVPPGGRSARSGTEVIVRVIVGTDGRARQCSVYRPSPDPEADRITCQLVENRLGFKPAVDTNGNPVAAPFYWRQRWFSAQ; from the coding sequence GTGCAATTGCCACCGATCTGGATCAAAAAGGCGAGTATCAAGTTCACGATGGCCCAAGGAAAAACACGGTATTCAAGCCCTTTTCGGCGACCGCGCTGGTCTTTGATATTGGCTATCGTCGTGCTGCACCTGATTGCGCTTTATGCGCTCGGCCGCGCGTTCGCCCCCGAGTTCACCGGGTCGGTCGAGCGGAGTGTTGTCTCAGCATTTACGGTTACGATTACGGCACCGCCGGACCCACCGCCGCCAGAAAACCAGCCCGAGCCTGATGAGGGTGCTCAGGGTGATCCAGGTCAGGACGCAGTGCCTGAGCCTGTAACTGCGCCAAAAGCCAAGATCGAAACGAAACCAACCCCGAAACCGCAAGCATCCTCGACAGGATCAGCAACCCGTTCTGGAGCTCGAGAAACAGGCGACGGCACGGGCGCCGCCGGCAAGGGAACAGGCACAGGCAGCGGCAATGCGGGCGGCGGCAAGGGCGGCATCGCGGTCACCAAACCGGTTCACATCTCAGGAACGATCAGCAACGCACGCGATTATCCGGTTCCACCCGGAGGGCGATCTGCGCGCAGCGGTACCGAGGTGATTGTCCGCGTAATTGTGGGCACCGATGGGCGCGCCCGGCAATGTTCGGTCTACCGGCCAAGCCCGGACCCCGAAGCCGATCGGATAACGTGCCAGCTTGTCGAAAACAGATTGGGCTTTAAGCCTGCTGTGGACACCAACGGCAACCCGGTCGCCGCCCCGTTTTACTGGCGCCAACGATGGTTTAGCGCGCAATAG
- a CDS encoding ATP-binding protein has protein sequence MERIIERVKTVKDDLSVIRRSSPDINRACILWGAAGAIVFFVLAMTSLSLFRFDSMLASVWVPNAAAVACLLRARPSNEIPFYTFVFFAGILANFLSGTPLATAAIYSVANIADIAIVVFLTRRGSGLRPDMSHLPDLGRFIWVGGLIGPATSALISSTAMLVDDQAGGLGAIAWLITDAMGMVLIVPTALLAFDAWQERNARPAGNWLERLSLLAGGVACVFLVFKQDAYPLLFLIPPITLLHAFRLGSLGTGLCVVGLAFVASFMTWAGTGPIYAAGLSLASQVHMLQSFIAANFLTGLPVAAILAGQQRIMIDLETGKRQIDLLADNITDAVLRFDTDGRCTYASPSVRDVLDEEPETFIGRFPTDRMHDDARETISLAQNRLTSGQSDKERFTYRRFLDAADGTAVFIEADCALARNPATGEHEGIVVSARDVTERVELEMLLTRARRAAENAANAKSEFLANMSHEIRTPMNGVLGFAELMLQGDLDEDQRRQTEMIVQSGRSMMLLLNDILDLSKVEAGQISIDRGSIDLHATLSDCVALQRPNAEKKGLKLRFERELHDNEASDPDSNWVITDGLRLRQIVLNLVGNAVKFTETGLIHVSYRVDQDQISIRVMDTGIGISESRIDSVFLPFTQGESDTARRFGGTGLGLTISRQLTELLGGFIELESKPGVGSSFTLTLPAPRGTPDREPSGELSGSDTLNIFSEMPHHARILLAEDHDVNRMLATEMLERCGQSVAIAHDGNEAISMVIDSMMRGAPYDLVLMDIQMPGCDGYAATRTIRAEGILPDLLPIIALTANAFPEDIAAARAAGMQGHLSKPLVFADLARALQRWLPTRIIENEFEPDASHARSAGQTAQAPSASPAHAAPEAEPHDIADANDDHSAFVNKRRQSPMLVRRWLERRGEAVEAVRAAALTGSLTGEDMNKHERETLARTVHKLAGTAAMFGEEELGTQASALERALRTKVSGTIQNALADKLLELADRDQSEGQELREA, from the coding sequence ATGGAGCGCATAATCGAGCGAGTAAAAACTGTTAAAGACGATCTCTCGGTGATCAGACGATCTTCGCCAGATATCAATCGCGCCTGCATTCTGTGGGGCGCGGCGGGGGCCATTGTCTTTTTTGTCTTGGCGATGACCAGCCTTTCGCTGTTCAGATTCGATTCTATGCTCGCGAGCGTCTGGGTGCCGAATGCCGCGGCAGTCGCGTGCCTGCTGCGGGCCCGGCCTTCGAATGAAATCCCATTTTACACCTTTGTCTTTTTCGCGGGAATATTGGCAAATTTCCTTTCAGGCACACCGTTGGCAACTGCGGCGATTTATTCAGTCGCAAACATTGCTGATATTGCGATTGTGGTATTTCTCACGCGCCGGGGGTCTGGGCTGCGGCCTGATATGTCGCACTTGCCTGACCTTGGCAGGTTTATCTGGGTGGGTGGGTTGATCGGACCGGCGACATCCGCGCTTATTTCGTCAACTGCGATGTTGGTTGATGATCAGGCCGGCGGCCTCGGTGCGATAGCGTGGTTGATTACCGATGCGATGGGCATGGTTTTAATCGTACCCACAGCCTTGCTGGCGTTTGATGCGTGGCAAGAACGCAATGCGCGCCCGGCGGGCAACTGGCTTGAAAGATTGAGCCTGTTGGCCGGTGGTGTCGCCTGCGTGTTTCTCGTCTTCAAACAAGATGCCTATCCGCTGCTGTTCCTGATTCCCCCGATCACGTTGCTCCATGCGTTTCGATTGGGTTCTTTGGGTACAGGCTTGTGTGTGGTGGGGCTCGCATTCGTGGCCAGTTTCATGACCTGGGCAGGTACTGGTCCGATCTACGCAGCAGGGCTTTCCCTCGCATCGCAGGTGCATATGCTGCAATCGTTCATTGCCGCAAATTTCCTGACGGGATTGCCCGTCGCTGCGATTCTCGCGGGGCAGCAACGGATTATGATAGATCTGGAAACCGGCAAACGGCAGATCGACCTTCTGGCTGACAACATAACCGATGCGGTCTTGCGGTTCGACACAGATGGCCGCTGCACCTACGCCTCACCTTCGGTACGCGATGTCCTGGATGAAGAACCTGAAACATTCATCGGACGGTTCCCCACCGATCGCATGCATGACGACGCACGTGAAACAATCAGCCTTGCCCAGAACCGGCTGACATCCGGCCAATCCGATAAAGAACGCTTTACCTATCGACGGTTCCTGGATGCTGCCGATGGTACCGCCGTATTCATCGAAGCCGATTGCGCCCTTGCCAGAAATCCGGCCACTGGAGAGCACGAAGGAATTGTAGTCTCCGCACGAGATGTGACGGAGCGGGTTGAGCTGGAAATGCTATTAACCCGGGCCCGGCGGGCAGCAGAAAACGCGGCGAATGCGAAGTCCGAATTTCTCGCCAATATGAGCCATGAAATCAGGACCCCGATGAACGGCGTTCTCGGCTTTGCAGAGCTGATGCTGCAGGGTGATCTGGACGAAGACCAGCGGCGGCAAACCGAAATGATCGTGCAATCGGGCCGTTCCATGATGTTGTTGCTCAATGATATTCTTGACCTGTCCAAAGTTGAAGCAGGGCAAATCTCAATCGACCGCGGCTCGATTGATCTGCATGCGACTTTGTCTGATTGTGTGGCACTGCAACGGCCCAATGCCGAAAAGAAAGGCCTGAAACTGCGCTTTGAGCGTGAATTGCATGACAACGAAGCGAGTGATCCTGATAGCAACTGGGTTATCACCGACGGGCTCCGGCTCCGCCAGATTGTTCTAAATCTGGTCGGAAATGCAGTCAAATTCACCGAGACTGGCCTGATCCATGTCAGTTACCGGGTCGATCAGGATCAGATCAGTATCCGCGTGATGGACACCGGGATCGGGATCAGCGAATCGCGCATAGATTCGGTTTTCCTGCCTTTCACCCAAGGCGAGAGCGACACGGCACGGCGGTTCGGCGGCACGGGCCTGGGGCTTACGATCAGTCGGCAACTGACCGAACTGCTCGGAGGTTTTATCGAACTGGAAAGCAAGCCGGGGGTAGGCTCGTCCTTCACCCTGACCTTGCCGGCACCGCGCGGCACCCCGGATAGGGAGCCATCAGGGGAACTGTCCGGTTCTGATACTTTGAATATTTTCTCCGAAATGCCGCACCACGCGCGCATTCTCCTTGCCGAGGACCATGACGTTAACAGGATGCTTGCCACGGAGATGCTGGAAAGGTGCGGTCAATCCGTAGCGATTGCCCACGATGGCAACGAAGCCATTTCGATGGTGATCGACAGCATGATGCGCGGGGCGCCCTATGATCTGGTTCTCATGGATATCCAGATGCCGGGCTGTGATGGCTATGCCGCCACCAGAACGATCCGGGCCGAGGGGATTTTACCGGATTTGCTGCCAATCATCGCGCTCACTGCAAACGCCTTTCCGGAAGATATTGCCGCCGCCCGTGCAGCGGGAATGCAGGGTCATCTGTCCAAGCCGTTGGTATTTGCCGATCTGGCCCGCGCGCTGCAACGCTGGCTACCGACACGCATCATTGAAAATGAATTTGAGCCTGATGCAAGCCATGCACGCAGTGCCGGACAAACCGCGCAAGCGCCGTCGGCTTCACCCGCTCACGCAGCCCCCGAGGCCGAGCCGCACGATATTGCCGATGCTAACGATGATCACTCGGCGTTCGTAAATAAGAGGCGGCAATCCCCGATGCTCGTGAGACGCTGGCTAGAGAGGCGCGGCGAAGCAGTAGAGGCGGTTCGGGCAGCGGCGCTGACAGGTTCGCTTACAGGCGAAGACATGAACAAACATGAGCGTGAGACGCTGGCGCGAACGGTGCATAAACTCGCCGGAACAGCGGCGATGTTCGGCGAAGAAGAATTGGGGACCCAGGCATCCGCTCTGGAGAGAGCGCTCAGAACAAAGGTGAGCGGCACAATCCAAAATGCGCTTGCCGACAAATTGCTGGAGCTGGCCGACCGCGATCAATCCGAAGGTCAGGAATTGCGCGAAGCATAA
- a CDS encoding TonB-dependent receptor — translation MKIKYLLAASVVSLSAAATIAAPATAQQITSGIEGQVADADGNALPGATVTITDERVGSTRTATAGANGNFRVGSLPPGGPYTVTVTAPGFEGQTVENVFTSISGNTGFDFNLTATVSGSSDNVIVVSGARAQVTQLAVGPGTAFDTETLENFPSISRDVRDIIRIDPRVSLEDSDNVDRISCLGGNDRTNTFTVDGIIQSDVFGLNGTPFAARNSLPLPFDVIEQTSVEFAPFDVEYSDFTGCLVNVVTKAGSNKFSGSAFYTYFDEGMQNNELEQADGTVDRINAGREERWGATLSGPIIPDRLFFSVGYEEVKLASGYNDGPFGSGAANEVDFITQAQFNEFAQIARDVYGQDVGAVPTQLPEGNVRYFGRLDAQINDNHRLEATYQRLEETNVEFDGGGRTITGINSFEDEGTISDYYSVRLYSDWNDMISTELRVSRAEVADVQGPVGFGEAQSDDPTVRLVVGFPNGSNGAIPGGADGGAATGPGIFRSANQLNTKIDQARFIMNLDAGDGHFFKIGAELNDLEVFNLFAINATGTLFFNGLDDFRNGLLANGTGGAFDGPDDIFDGAGGGTINTGLNGDINNAAALFSRQTYSFFVQDEWDATDQLSVNAGVRVQIYDGDAPRANPLFLERYGSTNAVAFSSIDPVILPRLSATYEFDNDGFFSNSRVTGGVGVFAGGDPVVYFSNAFSNDGFASVTGDTGDCAAADLTTDGTTGQIDVVTNGTFTGFPQCAINAGAAGAARGTGEVQSIDPNFDIPTAVRANIGFATGLGTNSGFFSNWNLNVDYIYTRFNDTLAIRDLSQTIDTRQALNGFTVDGRPIIAGVDLLRDGCNATFVDNGPTYTGITDDCYVSRNGEFLQLTNGPSFDSHNLSFILTKRFSEGLFTEGGSVNLNLGYAFNDSEQTVNFRSSTAGSTFDGTAVFDPQNPAISQSGFETRHNFTLSMFFREEFVSGYDTGLGIFLRASEGRPYSLTFDDGSPDFRDPASAEDNILAYIPTGLTDPNLSPSSDFGAVAQFLDALNGGDSIVSQLNCDFTPGQTISRNTCRDDWFVDLDFRISQELPFIGSLTGIANDRIEVFADFSNFLNMIDNGWNIRRSFGDFDGRVALLTGEFDGEGRYVLDSFRAFEGEAFTSVNSSVWRIQVGARYEF, via the coding sequence ATGAAAATCAAATATCTTTTGGCAGCGAGCGTCGTCTCTCTCTCAGCCGCAGCCACCATCGCAGCACCTGCTACTGCTCAGCAGATTACTTCGGGTATCGAAGGTCAAGTTGCTGATGCCGATGGCAACGCTCTTCCCGGAGCGACCGTAACAATCACCGATGAGCGCGTTGGTTCGACCCGCACCGCAACCGCTGGTGCCAACGGAAATTTCCGCGTTGGTTCGCTTCCGCCCGGCGGCCCGTACACCGTTACAGTGACTGCGCCTGGTTTCGAAGGCCAGACAGTTGAAAACGTCTTTACAAGCATTTCCGGCAACACCGGCTTTGATTTCAACCTGACAGCGACCGTTTCGGGCTCCAGCGACAATGTCATCGTTGTTAGCGGCGCCCGCGCACAGGTCACACAGCTTGCTGTTGGTCCGGGCACGGCGTTCGACACCGAAACGCTTGAGAACTTCCCGTCGATCAGTCGTGACGTACGCGACATTATCCGTATCGACCCGCGCGTTAGCCTTGAAGACAGCGACAACGTTGACCGTATCTCTTGCCTCGGCGGCAATGATCGGACCAACACTTTCACCGTTGACGGCATCATTCAGTCTGACGTTTTCGGCCTGAACGGAACGCCGTTTGCCGCGCGTAACTCGCTGCCGCTTCCATTTGACGTCATCGAGCAGACTTCGGTCGAATTCGCACCTTTCGATGTTGAATATTCGGACTTTACCGGCTGTCTCGTGAATGTTGTCACCAAAGCGGGTAGCAACAAATTCAGCGGCTCTGCATTCTACACCTATTTCGACGAGGGCATGCAGAACAACGAGCTGGAGCAGGCAGACGGTACGGTTGACCGCATCAACGCTGGCCGTGAAGAGCGCTGGGGCGCAACCCTTTCCGGCCCAATCATTCCCGATCGTCTGTTCTTCTCGGTCGGCTATGAAGAAGTTAAACTCGCAAGTGGCTACAACGACGGACCGTTTGGTTCGGGCGCTGCAAACGAAGTCGACTTCATCACCCAGGCGCAGTTCAATGAATTCGCTCAGATTGCGCGCGACGTTTATGGCCAAGACGTTGGAGCTGTTCCGACCCAGCTGCCAGAAGGTAACGTGCGTTACTTCGGTCGTCTCGACGCGCAGATCAACGATAACCACCGTTTGGAAGCGACGTATCAGCGTCTTGAAGAAACCAATGTCGAATTCGATGGCGGTGGCCGCACCATAACCGGGATCAATTCCTTCGAAGACGAAGGCACGATCTCCGATTATTACTCGGTCCGTCTGTATTCCGACTGGAACGACATGATCTCGACCGAGCTGCGCGTGAGCCGCGCAGAAGTCGCCGATGTTCAGGGCCCAGTCGGTTTCGGCGAAGCCCAGTCGGACGATCCAACCGTACGCCTCGTTGTTGGCTTTCCTAACGGATCCAACGGTGCAATCCCCGGCGGCGCCGATGGCGGTGCAGCAACTGGTCCGGGCATCTTCCGTTCGGCCAACCAGCTCAACACCAAAATCGACCAAGCGCGTTTCATCATGAACCTTGATGCAGGCGACGGTCACTTCTTCAAAATCGGTGCTGAACTCAATGATCTCGAAGTGTTCAACCTCTTCGCAATCAACGCGACCGGGACACTGTTCTTCAACGGCCTCGACGATTTCCGTAACGGTTTGTTGGCCAACGGCACCGGCGGTGCTTTTGATGGCCCAGATGACATCTTTGATGGCGCCGGTGGCGGAACGATCAACACCGGTCTGAACGGCGATATCAACAACGCCGCTGCACTCTTCAGCCGTCAGACCTATTCGTTCTTTGTTCAGGACGAATGGGATGCAACGGATCAGTTGAGCGTTAATGCTGGTGTCCGCGTTCAGATTTATGACGGTGATGCGCCGCGTGCGAACCCGCTTTTCCTTGAGCGTTACGGTTCTACCAACGCAGTCGCTTTCAGCTCGATCGACCCGGTAATTCTGCCGCGTCTTTCGGCGACGTATGAATTCGACAATGACGGGTTCTTCTCCAACAGCCGGGTAACCGGCGGTGTCGGTGTCTTTGCCGGCGGCGATCCTGTCGTTTACTTCTCTAATGCGTTTTCGAATGACGGTTTTGCATCGGTAACCGGCGATACAGGCGACTGTGCTGCTGCGGATCTGACAACCGACGGAACAACCGGACAGATTGACGTTGTAACCAACGGTACTTTCACCGGCTTCCCGCAATGCGCAATCAATGCCGGTGCAGCTGGCGCTGCGCGCGGTACGGGCGAAGTGCAGAGCATCGATCCGAATTTCGACATTCCAACTGCGGTTCGCGCCAATATCGGTTTCGCAACCGGACTGGGAACCAACAGCGGGTTCTTCTCGAACTGGAACCTGAATGTCGATTATATCTACACACGCTTTAACGATACGCTCGCGATCCGCGATCTGTCGCAGACGATTGATACGCGTCAGGCCCTTAATGGCTTTACCGTTGACGGTCGTCCGATCATCGCTGGTGTAGATTTGCTTCGTGATGGCTGTAACGCAACGTTTGTCGATAACGGGCCGACCTATACCGGCATCACCGACGATTGTTACGTTTCGCGCAATGGCGAGTTCTTGCAGCTCACCAACGGACCCAGCTTCGATAGCCACAACCTTTCGTTCATCCTGACCAAGCGCTTTAGTGAAGGCCTCTTCACCGAAGGCGGCAGCGTCAACCTGAACCTTGGTTATGCGTTCAACGATAGCGAGCAGACGGTAAACTTCCGCTCATCAACTGCTGGATCGACCTTTGACGGTACAGCGGTCTTCGATCCTCAGAACCCTGCGATTTCGCAATCGGGCTTTGAGACTCGTCACAACTTCACACTGTCGATGTTCTTCCGTGAAGAGTTCGTGAGCGGCTACGACACAGGTCTTGGTATCTTCTTGCGCGCTTCGGAAGGCCGTCCATACAGCCTTACGTTCGATGACGGTTCACCGGATTTCCGTGACCCGGCTTCGGCTGAAGACAACATCCTCGCCTACATCCCGACCGGCCTTACGGATCCGAATCTCTCGCCTTCGAGCGATTTCGGCGCCGTTGCGCAGTTCCTCGATGCATTGAATGGCGGTGACAGCATCGTCAGCCAGCTGAACTGCGATTTCACCCCGGGCCAGACCATCTCCCGCAACACTTGCCGCGATGATTGGTTTGTCGATCTGGATTTCCGTATCAGCCAGGAACTGCCGTTCATCGGCAGCCTGACGGGTATTGCGAATGATCGTATCGAAGTGTTCGCAGATTTCTCGAACTTCCTGAACATGATCGACAATGGTTGGAACATTCGCCGTTCGTTCGGTGACTTCGATGGCCGTGTCGCTCTGCTCACCGGTGAATTCGACGGTGAAGGCCGCTACGTGCTCGACAGCTTCCGTGCATTTGAAGGTGAAGCATTCACCTCTGTGAACAGCAGTGTCTGGCGCATCCAGGTCGGTGCCCGTTACGAATTCTAA
- a CDS encoding isopenicillin N synthase family dioxygenase: protein MTQTEPSTRSTAGIASVSLAQPLADIAGELGNSFAEYGFAIVRDHGISQDLIDRAEQNSKAFFALPGDVKRGYKIEGSGGARGYTPFGTEKAKDANIFDLKEFWHVGRSLDPAHELAEFMGPNIWPAEVEGFEPTFSELYSAFEATGLRVLEAIALHLGLDQQFFAPTVEDGNSVMRLLHYPPLGPDAPAGAIRAAAHGDINTITLLLGAEEAGLELLSKSGEWLSVDVPKGALVINVGDMLERLTGGALPSTTHRVVNPSGEAALRSRYSMPFFLHFRPDYLIEPLERPDLDNSGSGTSESSKFEPITAHDFLMQRLREINLA from the coding sequence ATGACCCAGACAGAACCTTCGACCCGTTCGACCGCCGGAATCGCCAGCGTCTCGCTCGCCCAGCCGCTGGCCGATATTGCCGGTGAACTTGGCAACAGCTTTGCAGAATACGGATTTGCGATTGTACGCGATCACGGCATTTCGCAGGACTTGATCGACCGCGCAGAGCAGAATTCCAAAGCGTTTTTCGCGCTGCCGGGCGATGTGAAGCGCGGATACAAGATCGAAGGCAGCGGCGGTGCACGCGGTTACACGCCATTCGGTACAGAGAAAGCCAAAGACGCCAATATCTTCGATTTGAAAGAGTTCTGGCATGTCGGGCGTTCGCTCGATCCGGCGCATGAACTGGCAGAATTTATGGGCCCGAATATCTGGCCTGCAGAAGTGGAAGGGTTTGAGCCGACCTTTTCCGAATTGTATTCCGCTTTTGAAGCCACCGGATTGCGAGTTCTGGAAGCGATTGCGCTCCATCTTGGTCTGGATCAGCAATTCTTCGCGCCGACCGTCGAAGATGGCAATTCGGTTATGCGGTTGCTGCACTATCCGCCATTGGGTCCCGACGCACCGGCAGGGGCCATCCGCGCCGCTGCGCATGGCGATATCAACACCATCACCTTGCTGCTTGGCGCGGAAGAAGCTGGTCTTGAACTGCTCAGCAAGTCTGGCGAATGGCTGTCTGTCGATGTGCCCAAGGGCGCGCTGGTTATCAATGTCGGCGATATGCTGGAACGCCTGACTGGCGGCGCATTGCCATCGACAACGCACCGTGTCGTCAATCCCAGTGGAGAGGCGGCGCTTCGGTCGCGCTATTCGATGCCGTTCTTTCTACATTTCAGGCCAGATTATCTGATCGAGCCGTTGGAACGCCCTGATTTGGACAATTCCGGTTCAGGCACGTCCGAATCGAGCAAATTTGAGCCTATTACGGCGCACGATTTCCTGATGCAGCGGCTGCGAGAGATCAATTTGGCGTAA